The following are encoded together in the Juglans microcarpa x Juglans regia isolate MS1-56 chromosome 2D, Jm3101_v1.0, whole genome shotgun sequence genome:
- the LOC121250076 gene encoding uncharacterized protein LOC121250076 isoform X1 has protein sequence MGGSEARTVRLFCPLLAKTVPFVVWEEQRLDLGSIATTFGLDPATLKLNSHFIGRGIDLIASSVTWNSLLSFFSARGFPTGKDDQDALVVDGKLVKVGTKRPHDPQDSVNGSCYVTEYEVDGGNRRPQPGDLYLVKNKRLKEISSGGKDLHGLGFKRKQLFEDVRLLKKLNISETYSDIEGRENYLPNAITHTEFACSYMSENLKRRREDEAFLASPCKRIR, from the exons atgGGTGGCAGCGAAGCAAGAACCGTAAGGCTTTTCTGCCCCTTGCTAGCCAAGACAGTCCCGTTCGTGGTGTGGGAAGAGCAGAGGCTGGACTTGGGATCCATAGCCACGACCTTTGGGCTCGACCCTGCAACCTTGAAGCTCAACAGTCACTTTATAGGCAGAGGGATTGATCTTATCGCCTCCTCAGTCACCTGGAACTCCCTTCTGTCTTTCTTCTCTGCCAGAGGCTTTCCCACCGGGAAGGACGATCAAGACGCGCTTGTCGTTGATGGGAAGCTCGTCAAAGTTGGCACGAAGC GGCCTCATGACCCTCAAGATTCTGTTAATGGAAGTTGCTATGTAACAGAGTATGAGGTTGATGGTGGTAATAGAAGGCCACAACCTGGAGATCTCTACTTGGTAAAGAATAAAAGGCTGAAAGAAATAAGCTCAG GAGGTAAAGATCTCCATGGTCTTGGCTTCAAGAGAAAGCAGTTGTTCGAAGATGTTAGGCTACTCAAGAAGTTGAATATAAGTGAAACTTACTCAG ATATTGAAGGGAGAGAAAATTACCTCCCCAATGCCATCACACACACTGAATTTGCATGCAGTTACATGAGTGAGAATTTGAAGAGGAGGCGAGAAGATGAGGCATTTCTAGCCTCTCCTTGCAAGAGGATTAGATGA
- the LOC121250076 gene encoding uncharacterized protein LOC121250076 isoform X2 yields the protein MGGSEARTVRLFCPLLAKTVPFVVWEEQRLDLGSIATTFGLDPATLKLNSHFIGRGIDLIASSVTWNSLLSFFSARGFPTGKDDQDALVVDGKLVKVGTKRPHDPQDSVNGSCYVTEYEVDGGNRRPQPGDLYLVKNKRLKEISSGGKDLHGLGFKRKQLFEDVRLLKKLNISETYSDMTGKTNYTVFFVP from the exons atgGGTGGCAGCGAAGCAAGAACCGTAAGGCTTTTCTGCCCCTTGCTAGCCAAGACAGTCCCGTTCGTGGTGTGGGAAGAGCAGAGGCTGGACTTGGGATCCATAGCCACGACCTTTGGGCTCGACCCTGCAACCTTGAAGCTCAACAGTCACTTTATAGGCAGAGGGATTGATCTTATCGCCTCCTCAGTCACCTGGAACTCCCTTCTGTCTTTCTTCTCTGCCAGAGGCTTTCCCACCGGGAAGGACGATCAAGACGCGCTTGTCGTTGATGGGAAGCTCGTCAAAGTTGGCACGAAGC GGCCTCATGACCCTCAAGATTCTGTTAATGGAAGTTGCTATGTAACAGAGTATGAGGTTGATGGTGGTAATAGAAGGCCACAACCTGGAGATCTCTACTTGGTAAAGAATAAAAGGCTGAAAGAAATAAGCTCAG GAGGTAAAGATCTCCATGGTCTTGGCTTCAAGAGAAAGCAGTTGTTCGAAGATGTTAGGCTACTCAAGAAGTTGAATATAAGTGAAACTTACTCAG ATATGACAGGAAAAACAAATTACACTGTTTTCTTCGTGCCCTAA
- the LOC121250076 gene encoding uncharacterized protein LOC121250076 isoform X3 codes for MGGSEARTVRLFCPLLAKTVPFVVWEEQRLDLGSIATTFGLDPATLKLNSHFIGRGIDLIASSVTWNSLLSFFSARGFPTGKDDQDALVVDGKLVKVGTKRPHDPQDSVNGSCYVTEYEVDGGNRRPQPGDLYLVKNKRLKEISSGGKDLHGLGFKRKQLFEDVRLLKKLNISETYSV; via the exons atgGGTGGCAGCGAAGCAAGAACCGTAAGGCTTTTCTGCCCCTTGCTAGCCAAGACAGTCCCGTTCGTGGTGTGGGAAGAGCAGAGGCTGGACTTGGGATCCATAGCCACGACCTTTGGGCTCGACCCTGCAACCTTGAAGCTCAACAGTCACTTTATAGGCAGAGGGATTGATCTTATCGCCTCCTCAGTCACCTGGAACTCCCTTCTGTCTTTCTTCTCTGCCAGAGGCTTTCCCACCGGGAAGGACGATCAAGACGCGCTTGTCGTTGATGGGAAGCTCGTCAAAGTTGGCACGAAGC GGCCTCATGACCCTCAAGATTCTGTTAATGGAAGTTGCTATGTAACAGAGTATGAGGTTGATGGTGGTAATAGAAGGCCACAACCTGGAGATCTCTACTTGGTAAAGAATAAAAGGCTGAAAGAAATAAGCTCAG GAGGTAAAGATCTCCATGGTCTTGGCTTCAAGAGAAAGCAGTTGTTCGAAGATGTTAGGCTACTCAAGAAGTTGAATATAAGTGAAACTTACTCAG TTTGA
- the LOC121249298 gene encoding uncharacterized protein LOC121249298, with amino-acid sequence MTLRLGQTTSDQRSEAAHRVNRDEPSHSSREQVSPDPESVSKHIQVRTGLDRLARFKAGSSATIALPGTECPLDPPPHPVLPGTEEFPPSLLTPEPPPDPVLLILAIVSMFLAVSLHFSKEYCIPKPSDMGWTLKSDARAHHDHLALVVLFKTLQNHAVDINARSQRLSSTTSLSILRKG; translated from the exons ATGACATTG AGACTAGGCCAAACAACGTCAGATCAGAGATCCGAAGCTGCCCACAGGGTGAACCGTGACGAGCCAAGTCATTCCTCGAGGGAGCAAGTAAGTCCGGATCCAGAGTCCGTCTCAAAACATATCCAAGTTAGGACAGGGTTGGATCGACTGGCTAGATTCAAAGCCGGATCGTCTGCAACTATTGCATTGCCAGGAACTGAGTGTCCACTCGACCCTCCACCACACCCTGTATTGCCAGGAACTGAAGAGTTTCCGCCCTCCTTGCTAACTCCAGAACCTCCACCGGATCCTGTGCTGCTAATCTTGGCAATCGTTTCCATGTTTCTTGCCGTATCTTTGCATTTCTCTAAGGAGTACTGCATTCCAAAACCATCAGATATGGGTTGGACACTCAAGAGTGATGCCCGTgctcatcatgatcatcttgCATTGGTTGTCCTCTTCAAAACTTTGCAAAATCACGCCGTGGATATCAATGCACGATCACAACGATTGAGCAGCACTACTTCCCTTTCCATTTTAAGAAAGG GTTAA